Proteins from a genomic interval of Nitrospina gracilis Nb-211:
- a CDS encoding ATP-dependent Clp protease ATP-binding subunit, whose protein sequence is MFKRFTERARRVIILAREEAELYRHEYLGTEHILQGVIKDGGGIAVALLQKSGVDLSQIKQELEKNLPRSSNSLVIGDIPFTSRAKKVLEFAVEEARSLNHNYIGTEHLLLGLLKEKEGVACRVLNSFGMYFDDVKEKLVEMFKEPAESSREAGKTPTLDEFSRDLTQMALAGKLDPIIGRSKEIERVIQILSRRTKNNPVLIGEPGVGKTAIVEGLAQLIVEREVPDSLFDKRVVSLDLGSLIAGTKYRGQFEARLKGIMKEITQNDNIILFIDELHTLVGAGAAEGSVDASNMLKPALSRGEIQCVGATTLEEYRKYIEKNGALERRFQPIIVNPPSVEETIEIIRGLKVPYEVHHKAKITDDAIITAVRFSDRYINDRFLPDKAIDVIDEAGSRVRLRKATQSPEMRQIQREIDTLVREKKVRIENQEFEKAVDLRDKEEELRTKLEQARNSWEQENQLQEPSITEEDIAAVVSSMTGIPLNRIEEKESTRLLNMGEELGSKIVGQKEAVEAITKAIRRSRSGLKDMRRPIGTFLFLGPTGVGKTELAGALAEFLFGQRDALIRLDMSEYMEKFNVSRLTGAPPGYVGYEEGGQLTEKVRRKPYSVVLFDEIEKANPDVFHLLLQIMDDGRLTDSYGRNVDFKNTVIILTSNISSKMLDKGSLGFHKDDMDMSFDKMEKDLKQDLRKTFNPEFINRLNDVIVFRPLTLEDVTQILDIQIGQLNEQLIQQGLTIDMTEDAKKWLAEKGYDRNFGARPLRRAIQKYLEDVLSDEMLKGRFKSGGVVEITLGDDELVFTEKAGALNTV, encoded by the coding sequence ATGTTTAAGCGATTCACAGAAAGAGCCAGACGAGTCATCATCTTAGCGCGCGAAGAAGCTGAGTTGTACCGGCATGAATACCTGGGTACGGAGCACATTCTTCAGGGCGTAATCAAGGACGGAGGCGGCATTGCTGTGGCACTTCTTCAGAAATCCGGCGTCGATCTGAGCCAGATCAAGCAGGAGTTGGAGAAGAACCTGCCCCGCAGTTCCAATTCCCTTGTCATCGGCGACATTCCGTTTACGTCCCGGGCCAAGAAGGTCTTGGAGTTCGCCGTCGAGGAAGCCCGTTCCCTGAATCATAATTACATTGGCACCGAGCACCTGTTGCTGGGTTTGTTAAAAGAAAAAGAAGGCGTGGCCTGCCGCGTGCTGAACAGTTTCGGCATGTACTTCGACGACGTGAAGGAAAAGCTGGTGGAGATGTTCAAAGAACCCGCCGAATCCTCGCGCGAAGCTGGCAAGACGCCGACGTTGGATGAATTCAGCCGCGATCTCACGCAGATGGCGTTGGCTGGCAAGCTGGATCCCATCATCGGCCGCTCGAAGGAAATCGAGCGGGTGATCCAGATTCTCAGCCGCCGCACCAAGAACAACCCTGTGCTCATCGGCGAGCCGGGCGTCGGCAAGACGGCCATCGTCGAAGGCTTGGCGCAGTTGATCGTGGAACGCGAAGTTCCCGATTCGTTGTTCGACAAACGTGTGGTGTCTCTCGACCTGGGTTCGCTGATCGCCGGCACCAAGTACCGCGGTCAGTTTGAAGCCCGGCTGAAGGGCATCATGAAAGAGATCACGCAGAACGACAACATCATCCTGTTCATCGACGAGTTGCACACCCTGGTGGGCGCGGGCGCCGCGGAAGGCTCCGTGGACGCGTCCAATATGCTGAAACCGGCGCTCTCTCGCGGCGAGATTCAGTGCGTGGGTGCCACCACTCTCGAGGAATACCGGAAATACATCGAAAAGAACGGAGCGCTGGAGCGCCGCTTCCAGCCGATCATCGTCAATCCGCCGTCGGTGGAGGAAACCATCGAGATCATCCGCGGCCTCAAGGTGCCTTACGAAGTGCACCACAAGGCCAAGATCACCGACGACGCCATCATCACCGCCGTTCGATTCTCGGACCGGTACATCAACGACCGGTTCCTGCCGGACAAGGCGATTGACGTGATCGACGAAGCGGGTTCGCGCGTGCGCCTGCGCAAGGCCACGCAGTCTCCGGAAATGCGCCAGATCCAGCGCGAGATCGACACCCTGGTGCGCGAAAAGAAAGTGCGCATCGAAAACCAGGAGTTCGAGAAAGCCGTGGACCTGCGCGACAAGGAAGAAGAACTGCGCACCAAGCTGGAACAGGCCCGCAACAGTTGGGAACAGGAAAATCAACTGCAAGAGCCGAGCATCACGGAAGAAGACATCGCCGCGGTGGTCTCCAGCATGACGGGCATTCCGCTCAACCGCATCGAGGAGAAGGAGTCCACCCGCCTGCTCAACATGGGCGAGGAGTTGGGCAGCAAGATCGTCGGCCAGAAGGAAGCCGTCGAGGCCATCACCAAGGCCATCCGCCGCTCGCGGTCCGGCCTCAAGGACATGCGCCGGCCCATTGGCACCTTCCTGTTCCTCGGTCCGACGGGTGTCGGCAAGACGGAGTTGGCGGGCGCTTTGGCCGAGTTCCTGTTCGGTCAGCGCGATGCACTCATCCGCCTCGACATGTCCGAGTACATGGAGAAGTTCAACGTCTCCCGCCTCACCGGGGCGCCTCCCGGCTACGTGGGTTACGAAGAAGGCGGCCAGTTGACCGAAAAGGTCCGGCGCAAACCCTACTCCGTGGTCCTGTTCGACGAAATCGAAAAGGCCAACCCGGATGTCTTCCACCTGCTGTTGCAGATCATGGACGACGGCCGGCTGACCGACAGCTATGGACGCAACGTCGATTTCAAGAACACCGTCATCATCCTCACCTCCAACATCAGCTCCAAGATGCTGGACAAGGGATCGCTGGGATTCCACAAGGATGACATGGACATGAGCTTCGACAAGATGGAGAAGGACCTGAAACAGGACCTGCGCAAAACGTTCAACCCGGAATTCATCAACCGCCTGAACGACGTCATCGTGTTCCGGCCGTTGACGCTGGAAGACGTCACGCAGATTCTGGACATCCAGATCGGGCAGTTGAACGAACAGCTGATCCAGCAGGGTCTCACCATCGACATGACCGAGGACGCCAAGAAATGGCTGGCCGAAAAAGGCTATGACCGCAACTTCGGCGCCCGGCCGTTGAGGCGCGCCATCCAGAAATACCTGGAAGACGTGCTGTCCGATGAAATGCTGAAAGGCCGTTTCAAATCGGGCGGTGTGGTGGAAATCACTCTCGGAGACGACGAACTCGTCTTCACCGAAAAAGCCGGGGCGCTCAACACCGTT